A portion of the Desulfovibrio intestinalis genome contains these proteins:
- a CDS encoding c-type cytochrome yields the protein MNKWTDLFLLHPLSDGWLDGLLFVTFGLHLLFALLIVGTAVLGLVFFLQDWLNNDQPGQSWNSKFMHTHLGLKSLAVVLGIAPLLLIQIRYSYSFFTTTGLFAYAWLAVIPLLIVAFLLIDGFNHSMESRSWLALLCGVIGVGALLTVPAVFTGALALMERQHLWAQFGQSGGQDFATLPALAPHWLLRYLHVIGAALVLGAAFQLFFSTRNNPEKAPRLRNWVFGATLAQILIGIPLLFTVAAELTWTIVAALTVGALAALLVLWVLRPRQSASEAAPRPVPLPAPRSLLWLLPLAFAAMLVGRQFIQDESLNPLQAANDAYRTERAKTMDPFRQPSLDAYALKLKTVYDNGDTIYDQACAPCHGLEGKGDGPVAARLLIPAEDIAAIRADREYVYTLVRDGVPGSGMPYFRLYDREKIEMVLDTMGKRFDMYGKADVPPDREPEGEAMFVWAETCSVCHGVAGEITEFGHTLLPPPPDLQKFAMTHARALEVITNGYPGTVMPPFRHLPQEVLEDLTIISNTFRVEK from the coding sequence ATGAACAAGTGGACTGACCTCTTCCTCCTGCATCCCCTGTCCGACGGTTGGCTCGATGGCCTGCTCTTTGTGACCTTTGGCCTGCATTTGCTTTTTGCGCTGCTTATCGTCGGTACAGCGGTGCTGGGTCTTGTGTTTTTTTTGCAAGACTGGCTGAACAACGACCAGCCGGGGCAGAGCTGGAACAGCAAATTCATGCACACCCACCTGGGCCTCAAAAGTCTGGCCGTGGTTTTGGGCATTGCGCCCCTGTTGCTCATACAAATACGTTATTCCTACTCATTCTTCACCACCACAGGGCTGTTCGCCTATGCCTGGCTGGCGGTGATACCCCTGCTTATCGTAGCCTTTCTGCTCATTGACGGATTTAACCATTCGATGGAAAGCCGCTCGTGGCTGGCGCTGCTCTGCGGCGTGATAGGCGTGGGAGCGCTGCTCACCGTGCCTGCCGTGTTTACCGGGGCGCTGGCTCTTATGGAACGCCAGCATCTGTGGGCCCAGTTCGGTCAGTCGGGCGGGCAGGATTTTGCCACATTGCCCGCATTGGCCCCGCACTGGCTGCTGCGTTATCTGCACGTCATCGGTGCAGCCCTTGTGCTTGGCGCGGCTTTTCAGCTCTTTTTCTCAACCCGCAACAATCCGGAAAAAGCCCCGCGCTTGCGCAACTGGGTTTTCGGCGCAACGCTGGCCCAGATCCTCATAGGTATCCCTCTGCTGTTTACTGTGGCTGCGGAACTCACCTGGACCATAGTAGCGGCGCTTACAGTGGGCGCGCTGGCCGCCCTGCTGGTCTTGTGGGTGCTGCGTCCCCGCCAGTCAGCTTCAGAGGCAGCCCCGCGGCCCGTGCCGCTGCCCGCGCCCCGCAGTTTGCTCTGGCTGCTGCCTCTGGCCTTCGCGGCCATGCTGGTGGGCCGCCAGTTCATACAGGACGAATCCCTCAATCCGCTACAGGCTGCCAACGACGCTTATCGTACAGAGCGGGCCAAGACTATGGATCCCTTCCGGCAGCCTTCGCTGGATGCTTACGCCCTCAAGCTCAAGACCGTGTACGATAACGGCGACACCATTTACGATCAGGCTTGCGCCCCCTGCCACGGGCTGGAAGGCAAGGGCGACGGCCCAGTGGCCGCGCGTCTGCTTATTCCTGCAGAGGATATTGCGGCCATTCGCGCCGACAGGGAGTATGTATACACCCTCGTGCGGGACGGCGTACCCGGCTCAGGTATGCCTTACTTCCGCCTGTATGACCGCGAAAAGATTGAAATGGTGCTGGATACGATGGGCAAGCGTTTTGACATGTACGGCAAGGCCGACGTGCCGCCGGACCGCGAGCCGGAAGGCGAGGCCATGTTTGTATGGGCTGAAACCTGCTCGGTCTGCCACGGTGTTGCAGGCGAGATCACGGAGTTTGGGCACACCCTGTTGCCCCCGCCCCCGGACTTGCAAAAGTTCGCAATGACCCATGCCCGTGCCCTTGAGGTTATCACCAACGGCTACCCCGGCACGGTCATGCCGCCATTCCGGCATCTGCCGCAGGAAGTGCTGGAAGATCTGACCATCATCAGCAATACCTTCCGGGTAGAGAAGTAG
- a CDS encoding c-type cytochrome, with product MIFPILHIPGLGDGMTIALDAVLHVVISHGLAIGLMTMLILFQTLTYMGKGPHWARITRSLLGPVVVVITSVGAVTGVGIWFITGILAPEGIGSLIHLFFWPWFIEWGAFTSEVILLLFYYYLWDKLAEKHPGRLTALGWGYVVMAVISAILISGILGFMLTPAGWPWGQTFDQAYYNPTFVPQVFLRLAAGLGIGSLLLAAWIAWRFKGTQQERGSALRLAGGVFLGCVAVAGVSAWVYFSRIPMTYLTHWKFAVATSYMSQLPDFLPTLNAVGVGVLCLTGLVAVLRWPIISRILCIPAILLCVFMVMEFERIREFVRGPYLLPGYMYANQVPLVEKLALDEKNENYLPRMRWVDDSGKLPPDMVAGQALFAANCGVCHTTVKGGLNNIGIRVAGRTLDSLNAIVDITENLGPFMTPFTGSESERLLLANYIYMLGTEQGYIKIPQAPKTPAAHAAGREAK from the coding sequence TCGCGCTGGACGCCGTGTTGCATGTCGTCATAAGTCACGGTCTGGCCATTGGCCTCATGACCATGCTCATTCTTTTTCAAACCCTGACGTATATGGGCAAGGGGCCGCACTGGGCACGCATAACCCGCAGCTTGCTGGGGCCTGTGGTGGTGGTTATCACTTCCGTGGGTGCGGTGACGGGCGTGGGCATCTGGTTTATCACGGGCATTCTTGCGCCTGAGGGCATCGGCTCACTCATCCACCTCTTTTTCTGGCCCTGGTTCATTGAGTGGGGAGCCTTTACCTCAGAAGTCATTCTGCTGCTTTTTTACTACTACCTGTGGGACAAACTGGCGGAAAAGCACCCGGGCCGCCTGACCGCCCTTGGCTGGGGCTATGTGGTCATGGCCGTCATTTCGGCCATCCTAATCTCGGGCATTCTGGGCTTTATGCTCACGCCTGCCGGCTGGCCCTGGGGGCAGACTTTCGATCAGGCTTACTACAACCCCACCTTTGTGCCCCAGGTGTTTCTGCGGCTGGCGGCGGGGCTGGGCATTGGCTCATTGTTGCTTGCGGCCTGGATTGCCTGGCGCTTCAAAGGCACGCAGCAGGAGCGCGGCAGCGCCCTGCGGCTGGCTGGCGGTGTGTTTCTGGGCTGTGTGGCCGTGGCCGGGGTCAGCGCGTGGGTTTACTTCTCCCGCATTCCAATGACCTATCTGACCCACTGGAAGTTCGCGGTCGCCACCTCCTACATGTCGCAACTGCCGGACTTTTTGCCCACCCTTAATGCCGTGGGTGTCGGGGTGCTTTGCCTCACGGGGCTGGTCGCTGTACTGCGCTGGCCCATTATAAGCCGCATTCTCTGCATTCCGGCCATTCTGCTGTGCGTATTTATGGTTATGGAATTTGAGCGCATTCGCGAATTTGTGCGCGGGCCGTATCTGCTGCCCGGCTATATGTACGCCAATCAGGTGCCGCTGGTGGAAAAGCTGGCCCTTGATGAAAAGAACGAGAATTATCTGCCGCGCATGCGCTGGGTTGATGACAGCGGCAAGCTGCCGCCTGATATGGTGGCAGGGCAGGCCCTGTTTGCCGCCAATTGCGGGGTGTGCCACACCACGGTCAAAGGCGGACTGAACAATATCGGCATTCGCGTGGCCGGGCGTACGCTGGACAGCCTCAATGCCATTGTGGACATCACGGAAAACCTCGGTCCCTTCATGACGCCCTTTACCGGATCGGAATCGGAGCGCCTGCTGCTGGCCAACTATATCTATATGCTCGGAACAGAGCAGGGTTATATCAAGATCCCGCAGGCGCCGAAAACTCCGGCAGCCCATGCAGCGGGCAGGGAGGCGAAGTAG
- the fliP gene encoding flagellar type III secretion system pore protein FliP (The bacterial flagellar biogenesis protein FliP forms a type III secretion system (T3SS)-type pore required for flagellar assembly.), producing MSRRTKIFNKSWKTPLAVLTAASLLLLLPHLAHAAQDMAMPTLQLSLAGGAKSPEKVSVLLEILFLLTVLSVAPAIMLTVTSFTRIIIVFSFLRQAMGVQQLPPTQILASLAIFMTVVIMYPVGKQINDDALQPYLSERMDYKEALDKAQAPLRTFMFKHTREKDLSIFYSISKMEAPKSKEEVPTMLLAAAFVISELKTAFTIGFLIYIPFLVLDMVISSVLLAMGMMMLPPMMVSMPFKLLLFVMVDGWNLLVGSLVNSFLL from the coding sequence ATGAGCCGCAGGACAAAAATTTTCAACAAGTCATGGAAGACGCCACTCGCGGTACTGACAGCCGCTAGTCTTCTTCTTTTGCTGCCCCATCTGGCCCATGCCGCTCAGGACATGGCCATGCCCACCTTGCAGCTCAGCCTTGCCGGCGGCGCAAAATCGCCGGAAAAAGTCTCGGTGCTGCTGGAAATTCTCTTTCTGCTCACCGTCCTTTCCGTGGCTCCGGCCATCATGCTCACGGTCACCAGTTTTACCCGCATCATCATCGTGTTCAGCTTCCTGCGTCAGGCTATGGGCGTACAGCAGTTGCCGCCTACCCAGATACTGGCCAGCCTCGCCATTTTTATGACGGTGGTCATCATGTATCCTGTGGGCAAGCAGATCAACGACGACGCCTTGCAGCCCTACCTCAGCGAACGCATGGACTATAAAGAAGCTCTGGACAAGGCGCAGGCCCCCCTGCGTACCTTCATGTTCAAGCATACCCGCGAAAAAGACCTTTCCATCTTCTATTCCATCAGTAAAATGGAAGCCCCCAAGAGCAAGGAAGAAGTTCCTACCATGCTGCTGGCTGCGGCCTTTGTCATCAGTGAACTGAAGACAGCCTTCACCATCGGCTTTCTCATCTATATTCCCTTTCTGGTGCTGGATATGGTCATCTCCAGCGTGCTGCTGGCTATGGGCATGATGATGTTGCCGCCCATGATGGTTTCCATGCCGTTCAAACTGCTGCTTTTTGTTATGGTTGACGGCTGGAATTTGCTGGTGGGATCGCTTGTCAACAGCTTCCTTCTCTGA
- the fliQ gene encoding flagellar biosynthesis protein FliQ, which yields MSPDFVIGFGRQAIELCLMMALPMLSVGLGVGVLVSVIQAATQIQEMTLTFIPKIVCMFLALLLALPWLMERMITFTRDVFINIPNYVR from the coding sequence ATGTCTCCTGATTTCGTTATCGGTTTTGGCCGCCAGGCCATTGAATTGTGTCTCATGATGGCTCTGCCCATGCTGTCTGTGGGGCTGGGCGTTGGTGTGCTTGTCAGCGTTATTCAGGCTGCCACCCAGATTCAGGAGATGACCCTGACCTTTATCCCCAAGATCGTCTGCATGTTTCTGGCCCTGCTGCTGGCCCTGCCCTGGCTGATGGAACGCATGATAACCTTCACGCGTGACGTCTTCATCAACATCCCCAACTATGTGCGCTAG
- the fliO gene encoding flagellar biosynthetic protein FliO produces MASLVHAAASAASGGVASSSLPAATEAGMSGQAVRGAVEQGAASLPGLDRVVDNAVELARQGLGAAAQAAGRFADTLSDSLDGGLAGQAAAKAAEHSTGLGESSFSWGSYAQAVGILFLLVAILWLVVWLVRRFGKFNFLPRPGALPKGALVMEAQLPLGPRKGLMVVRFLNRRLLLGVTDQHITLLTEEQAQHEPQDKNFQQVMEDATRGTDSR; encoded by the coding sequence TTGGCTAGCCTCGTCCATGCAGCAGCCTCCGCCGCTTCGGGCGGCGTGGCGTCTTCTTCCTTGCCCGCTGCTACTGAAGCGGGCATGTCGGGGCAGGCGGTGCGTGGCGCTGTGGAGCAGGGTGCGGCCTCGTTGCCGGGGCTTGACCGGGTGGTGGACAACGCCGTGGAACTGGCCCGTCAGGGGCTTGGCGCTGCGGCGCAGGCTGCGGGCCGTTTTGCCGATACCCTTTCTGACAGTCTCGACGGCGGCCTGGCCGGGCAGGCGGCTGCCAAGGCGGCGGAACACAGCACGGGCCTTGGCGAAAGCTCCTTTTCCTGGGGCAGCTACGCGCAGGCTGTGGGCATTCTGTTTTTGCTGGTGGCCATATTGTGGCTGGTTGTGTGGCTGGTACGCCGTTTTGGCAAGTTCAATTTTTTGCCGCGCCCGGGGGCCTTGCCCAAGGGAGCTCTGGTTATGGAAGCGCAATTGCCGCTGGGCCCGCGTAAGGGGCTTATGGTGGTACGCTTTTTGAATAGAAGGCTGTTGCTGGGCGTGACCGACCAGCACATAACCCTTCTGACCGAGGAGCAGGCGCAGCATGAGCCGCAGGACAAAAATTTTCAACAAGTCATGGAAGACGCCACTCGCGGTACTGACAGCCGCTAG
- a CDS encoding DUF421 domain-containing protein: MTEYLIIVTCKIVIGFAIVIAHLNFSGKTQLAQMTPIDFFGNFVLGAVIGGVIYNNEISMLYYIILLIISVVFLNIISFLSKKIDKLRSITIGKAIVIIDDNKLSIENVNSNKVDIVSIISKIHSKGIKSLAEIYFAQIEPDGQLTIVLEKDKWPSLVFNINGKYQEEEIEKINKNKDWVETYIKNAKIDDDSIYIIEYASNTLNIVDRDGVLYKITTD; this comes from the coding sequence ATGACCGAATATTTAATTATAGTAACATGCAAGATAGTAATAGGCTTCGCTATTGTCATAGCTCATTTAAATTTTTCAGGTAAAACACAATTGGCTCAAATGACGCCAATAGACTTTTTTGGGAACTTTGTGCTAGGTGCTGTAATAGGCGGTGTTATATATAACAATGAAATATCAATGCTGTACTACATAATATTATTAATAATATCCGTAGTCTTCCTTAATATAATCTCATTTTTAAGTAAAAAAATAGACAAGCTGCGGTCAATAACAATTGGTAAGGCCATTGTTATTATAGATGATAACAAGCTCTCTATCGAAAATGTAAACAGCAATAAGGTAGATATAGTCAGTATAATATCAAAAATACACTCTAAAGGGATAAAATCATTAGCTGAAATATATTTTGCTCAAATAGAACCAGATGGGCAACTGACTATTGTTTTGGAGAAAGATAAGTGGCCGTCATTAGTATTCAATATCAATGGGAAGTATCAGGAAGAGGAAATTGAAAAAATAAATAAAAACAAAGATTGGGTTGAAACATACATTAAGAATGCAAAAATTGATGATGATTCTATCTATATAATAGAATACGCATCTAATACGTTAAACATCGTTGATCGTGATGGTGTGCTATATAAAATAACTACTGATTAG
- the fliN gene encoding flagellar motor switch protein FliN, whose amino-acid sequence MSQEDQDALAAQWEAELAQESDAAKASDGAAEPAAPSETPPAGADAQRQADEALAAQWAASMAQDEEAHPQQSFGGAGAGMGGHATDAHFKDMTEMARQPGDNKLKRELDFILDIPLDVSAELGRTRLLINELLQLGQGSVVELNKLAGEPLEVYVNGKLVARGEAVVINEKFGVRLTDIISPIERVKQLG is encoded by the coding sequence ATGTCGCAGGAAGATCAGGACGCTTTGGCCGCCCAGTGGGAAGCCGAACTCGCCCAAGAATCTGATGCAGCCAAAGCTTCAGACGGCGCTGCCGAACCCGCCGCCCCGTCCGAAACTCCCCCTGCTGGCGCAGACGCGCAGCGTCAGGCCGACGAAGCCCTGGCAGCCCAGTGGGCCGCCAGCATGGCCCAGGACGAAGAGGCGCATCCGCAGCAGTCTTTTGGCGGCGCTGGCGCAGGCATGGGCGGCCATGCCACGGACGCCCATTTCAAGGATATGACCGAAATGGCGCGTCAGCCCGGCGACAACAAGCTCAAGCGCGAGCTGGACTTCATTCTGGATATTCCTCTGGACGTCTCTGCCGAGCTGGGCCGTACCCGTCTGCTCATCAACGAACTGCTGCAACTTGGTCAGGGGTCTGTGGTGGAGCTGAACAAACTGGCTGGCGAACCGCTGGAAGTCTATGTGAACGGCAAGCTTGTGGCACGCGGCGAAGCCGTTGTCATCAACGAAAAGTTTGGCGTGCGCCTGACGGACATCATCAGTCCCATTGAAAGGGTAAAGCAGCTTGGCTAG
- a CDS encoding flagellar basal body-associated FliL family protein → MAAKEKEAPALPEGQAESPKKKSRVKRLVIILAILLMTLSGAGLGGYWWLYLRTPSSNGAALATDATGTSSAAGQSAGSVSAGQGGQAGQGNQGASGQAGGDGRIERQSDLPRSGGMVLPLPSITVNLSDPAGRRYLKMSMEVEVNADVSAALQANNARIRDAIIMLLAGKNYADIASPDGKVLLKAEVAARLNQILGAQRVIRVYFTDFVVE, encoded by the coding sequence ATGGCGGCCAAGGAAAAAGAAGCCCCCGCGCTGCCCGAAGGGCAGGCTGAAAGTCCCAAGAAAAAATCCCGGGTCAAGCGCCTCGTCATTATTTTGGCGATATTGCTCATGACATTGAGCGGCGCAGGGCTTGGCGGCTACTGGTGGCTCTATTTGCGCACCCCCTCCAGCAATGGGGCTGCGCTTGCAACTGATGCCACGGGAACATCTTCCGCCGCTGGGCAGTCTGCTGGTTCCGTCTCGGCGGGGCAGGGCGGACAAGCCGGGCAAGGCAATCAGGGCGCGTCTGGTCAGGCAGGTGGCGATGGGCGTATCGAGCGGCAGAGCGATCTGCCGCGCAGCGGCGGTATGGTGCTGCCCTTGCCGTCCATTACAGTCAATCTGTCAGACCCTGCCGGGCGGCGCTATCTTAAAATGAGCATGGAAGTGGAGGTCAATGCCGATGTTTCGGCGGCCCTCCAGGCGAACAACGCCCGCATCCGCGATGCCATCATCATGCTGCTGGCCGGTAAAAACTATGCCGACATAGCCAGCCCTGACGGCAAGGTGCTGCTCAAGGCCGAAGTGGCGGCGCGCCTTAATCAGATACTTGGCGCACAGCGCGTTATTCGCGTGTATTTTACTGACTTTGTTGTCGAATAA
- a CDS encoding YggS family pyridoxal phosphate-dependent enzyme — MELLDRYRHVLDRLNTACAAAGRAREDVTLIAVSKLHPAEEVAVVAAAGQVDFGENYVQEALQKREDLAASAGSSTLAAGIRWHMIGHVQSRKAAQVGGAFALIHTLDSRKLADGLEKRMSGAEERQPVLFEINIASEPQKSGLMPADLPALADYVLENCPHLDIQGLMCLPPVFDAGDAARPHFAHLRQLRDSLQKHTGLPLPTLSMGMSGDFEAAVAEGATLVRIGTDIFGPRSAKTPPLA, encoded by the coding sequence ATGGAACTGCTGGACCGTTACCGTCATGTGCTGGACAGGCTGAACACAGCCTGTGCCGCTGCCGGGCGCGCCAGAGAGGACGTGACCCTCATTGCCGTATCCAAGCTGCATCCGGCGGAAGAGGTGGCCGTTGTGGCCGCTGCCGGGCAGGTGGATTTTGGCGAAAATTATGTGCAGGAAGCTTTGCAGAAACGTGAGGATCTGGCGGCGTCCGCCGGGTCCTCCACGCTTGCCGCAGGCATCCGCTGGCACATGATCGGCCATGTGCAAAGCCGCAAGGCCGCGCAGGTGGGCGGCGCCTTTGCCCTCATACATACCCTCGATTCGCGTAAGCTTGCCGACGGTCTTGAAAAGCGCATGAGCGGCGCTGAAGAGCGCCAGCCAGTGCTTTTCGAGATAAATATTGCCTCCGAGCCGCAAAAAAGTGGTCTTATGCCTGCAGATTTGCCGGCACTGGCCGATTATGTACTTGAGAACTGTCCTCACCTGGACATTCAGGGGCTTATGTGCCTGCCCCCGGTTTTTGATGCCGGTGATGCAGCGCGCCCCCATTTTGCCCATCTGCGCCAATTGAGGGACAGCCTGCAAAAGCACACAGGTCTGCCCCTGCCCACGCTTTCTATGGGCATGAGCGGCGACTTCGAAGCCGCTGTGGCCGAAGGGGCCACTCTGGTGCGCATAGGCACGGATATTTTCGGGCCGCGCTCGGCCAAAACGCCGCCTCTGGCATAG
- a CDS encoding VUT family protein: MPSTLTLAPMFTLFTYMALIVGVNYAFAVTPLIELPNGELWAPLSLVVGFIFVVRDYAQRRVGHKVLWAMLVGCIVSWYMATPQLALASAAAFAMGEMGDWALFTFTNRPFSQRILISSLVGAPLDSIVFLLIIGLATPWSIITMSVSKLLGALLVFWLVRRREQREYAMGLGA; the protein is encoded by the coding sequence ATGCCGTCAACGCTTACTCTCGCGCCCATGTTTACTCTCTTCACCTACATGGCTCTTATCGTTGGCGTGAACTACGCCTTTGCCGTAACGCCCCTCATTGAGCTGCCCAATGGCGAACTGTGGGCCCCGCTCTCTCTTGTGGTAGGCTTTATTTTTGTGGTGCGCGATTATGCGCAGCGCCGGGTGGGACACAAAGTGCTGTGGGCCATGCTGGTGGGCTGCATTGTGAGCTGGTATATGGCCACGCCCCAGCTTGCTCTGGCCAGCGCCGCCGCCTTTGCAATGGGCGAGATGGGCGACTGGGCGCTGTTCACGTTTACCAATCGCCCCTTTTCGCAGCGCATACTTATTTCAAGCCTTGTAGGCGCGCCCCTGGACAGCATTGTTTTTCTGCTCATCATCGGCCTTGCCACGCCCTGGTCCATCATAACCATGAGCGTTAGCAAACTGCTGGGCGCACTGCTGGTGTTCTGGCTGGTACGCCGCCGTGAACAGCGCGAATACGCAATGGGCCTGGGGGCCTGA
- the era gene encoding GTPase Era yields MTDLHYRCGWVALMGPPNAGKSTLLNSLLGQKVTIVTPKPQTTRNQIVGILTNDDSQVIFMDTPGLTQVRGRLSKTMIQAVWQSLGQADVIMPVLDAHLYIRHPEFLERDLAPVAQALASEERPMIVVVNKVDLFSDKSRMLPLLTRLHEMWPRAEIFPVSALRRDGLADLVALINKNLPKAQAQFPEDQISTAPLRFMTAEIIREKLFLHLRQEVPYSVAVDIENWEEDEERGQTVIHATIYVARPMHKAMVIGRAGQSIKAIGTEARKDIQVLVDGKVHLELWVKVREHWTEDAAFLRDIGMMAE; encoded by the coding sequence ATGACCGACCTGCACTACCGTTGCGGATGGGTGGCGCTTATGGGCCCGCCCAATGCTGGCAAGTCCACCCTGCTTAATTCCCTTCTCGGGCAGAAGGTGACTATTGTCACGCCCAAACCGCAGACCACGCGCAATCAGATTGTGGGCATCCTCACCAATGATGATTCCCAGGTTATCTTTATGGATACGCCCGGCCTCACACAGGTGCGGGGCCGCCTGAGCAAAACGATGATCCAGGCTGTGTGGCAAAGCCTGGGGCAGGCTGATGTTATCATGCCGGTACTGGACGCCCACCTCTACATCCGCCACCCCGAATTTCTGGAGCGCGACCTGGCCCCGGTAGCTCAGGCTCTGGCCAGCGAAGAACGCCCGATGATCGTGGTGGTCAACAAGGTGGACCTGTTCAGCGACAAGAGCCGCATGCTGCCCCTGCTGACACGGCTGCATGAAATGTGGCCCAGAGCCGAAATCTTTCCTGTGTCTGCCTTGCGCAGGGATGGTCTGGCCGATCTGGTGGCTCTTATCAACAAGAATCTGCCTAAAGCGCAGGCTCAGTTTCCCGAAGACCAGATTTCCACTGCGCCTCTGCGCTTCATGACCGCCGAAATAATTCGCGAAAAGCTCTTTTTGCACCTGCGGCAGGAAGTTCCCTATTCTGTGGCCGTGGATATTGAAAACTGGGAAGAAGACGAAGAGCGCGGGCAAACCGTCATCCACGCCACCATTTATGTGGCTCGTCCCATGCACAAGGCTATGGTCATCGGCCGGGCCGGGCAGTCCATCAAGGCCATTGGAACCGAGGCCCGCAAGGACATTCAGGTTCTGGTGGACGGCAAGGTGCATCTGGAACTGTGGGTCAAGGTGCGTGAGCACTGGACCGAAGATGCGGCCTTTTTGCGCGACATCGGCATGATGGCGGAGTAG